The Mycolicibacterium cosmeticum DNA window CAGGGAGCGGCCGATCAGCCGGCTGATCTCCTGGGTGCGGCCACCCACCCGGCCCTTGACCGATTCACGGTCCGAGCGCGAGTGGGTTGCGGCGGGCAGCATCGCGTATTCGGCGGTGAGCCAACCCAATCCGGAACCCTTGCGCCAGCGCGGCACGCCCTCGGTGACCGAGGCCGTGCACATGACCCGGGTCTGGCCGAATTCGACCAGTACCGATCCGGCCGGGTGGGAAGTGAATCCGCGGGTGAGAACCACCGGTCGCAGTTCGTCGTCAAGCCTGCCGTCTTCTCGTCTGGACACCCGGCAACCCTATCGCCTGCGTTCAGCGGCGCGTGATGTCGATCGTCTCGTTGCAGACCACGGCGTGCACGGGACCGTCGAACTCGGCCTTGGCCTCGCTGATCACATCCTCACGCGACGTCCACGGCGGGATGTGGGTGAGCAGCAGTTCACCGACGCCGGCCCGCGCGGCGATCTGCCCGGCCTCGGTACCGGACAGATGCAGTTTCGGCGGCCGGTCCGGCGAGTGCGTCCAGGACGCCTCGCACAGGAACACGTCGACGCCGCGCGCCAACTCGACGACGGCATCGCAGATGCCGGTGTCCCCGCTGTAGGCGAACGTGACACCGTCCCGGTCGGTGAAGCGCATCCCGTAGGACTCGGTCGGATGGCACACCAGACGCGGCTGCACGGTGAGCGCACCCAATTGGACGGTCTGTCCGTCCACCCACTGCTGGACGTCGAAGATGTCGGAAATGTCGTCGATCTCCCCGCCCTCGGGCGACGACGCGGCCCCCATCCGCTCCGAGGTGTCGGTCGGTCCGTACAACAGGGCCCGTCCCACCGGCGGGCTGGGGTGATAGCGGCGCCAGACGAACAGCCCCGGCAGGTCGAGGCAGTGGTCGGCGTGCAGATGCGAAAGCAGCACATTCACCGCGCCGGGGTCGGCGTGCCGCTGCAACGCGCCCAGCACACCGCCGCCGAAGTCGATGACGATCGGCGTGGTGTCGGGTTCGGTCAGCAGATAACCGGACGCCGGCGAATCGGGCCCGACAACACTGCCGGAACAACCCAGTACGGTGATTCGCACAAGCTCTAGCTTGCCACGTCTGCTATCCGTGGGACGAAAGCATCACCGCTTTGCGCGACAAGATTCATTTTCGCTCCACACAGTGACCCGGACCGCATCGCCGGATGACAGCAAAGGCGGATCAACCCGGCAGCGGAGTCGTGCCGGGGCGGCGCTCCCTGGCCTTGCGCTCCCGACCGGACAGCACGTAGGCGGCGAAGACACCGGCCAGCGCGCCGCAGAGATGCGCCTGCCACGAGACTCCCGGGCTGCCGGGGAGCACGCCCAGCAGCACGCCGCCGTAGATGAACGCGACCACCACACCGACCAGGATCTGCCACATCGTGCGGGTGAAGAAGCCGCGGACGATGACGAAGGTCAGCCAGCCCATGATGAGCCCGGACGCACCGATATGAGTGGTGGTGCATTGGATACCGATGTACGGGCAGTGCGCGCCGATGTTGCCGATCAGCCAGGTGCCGAACCCGCCCAGGATCCAGATGATGGCGGTCGCGGCGAGGAAGCGTCCGTAACCCGACAGGCTGGCCAGGAAACCGAAGATCAGGGCGGGCACCGTGTTGGCGACGAGGTGCGGCCACCCGCCGTGCAACAGCGGGGCCCACAGGATGCCCCAGAGCCCGTCGGTGCGCAGCGGCTGGATGCCGTCTTGGTCGAGCCGGCCGCGGAACACCGTGGCGTCGACGGCTTCGATGACGTACAGCGCGGCGACGAACAGCACCACCGTCGCACCGCCGAGTTTCCAGGTGGCCGGCTTCTTGTCGGCGGGGGTGACCGGGACGGTCACCGGAACCGTCGTTCGACTACGCCCATAGCTGCCCTTCCAACGCGTCCTCGGCGTCATCCAGGCTACCGGCGTAGGCACCGGTCGACAGGTACTTCCACCCGGCGTCACAGACCGTGAACGCGATATCGGCGCGCTCGCCGGCCTTGATCGCCTTGGCCGCCATGCCCAGCGCGGCATGCAGGATGGCACCGGTGGAGATGCCGGCGAAGATGCCCTCCACCTCGACGAGCTCCCGGGTCCGCTTGACCGCGTCGAAGGCGCCGACCGAGTACCGGGTGGTCAGGATGTCCGGGTCGTACAGTTCGGGCACGAAACCCTCGTCGATGTTGCGCAGGGCGTACACGCCCTCGCCGTAGCGCGGTTCGGCGGCCACGATCTGGATTCCCGGCACATGCTCGCGCAGGAACCGGCCGGTCCCCATGAGCGTGCCGGTGGTGCCGAGCCCGCCCACGAAATGGGTGATCTCGGGCAGGTCGGCCAGCAGTTCGGGTCCGGTGCCCTCGTAGTGCGCGGCAGCATTGGCCGGGTTGCCGTACTGGTACAGCATCACCCACGAAGGGTTCTGGGCGGCAAGCTCTTTCGCATAGGCCACGGCGGTGTTCGACCCACCCTCGGCGGCGCTGAAGATGATCTTGGCGCCGTAGAGTTCGAGCAGCTGGCGACGCTCGATCGAGGTGTTCTCCGGCATCACGCAGATCATCCGGTAGCCCTTGAGCAGCGCGGCCATGGCCAGCGAGATCCCGGTGTTGCCGCTGGTCGGCTCGAGCAGCGTGTCACCGGGCTTGATCAGCCCGTCGCGCTCGGCCTGCTCGATCATCCGCAGCGCCGGCCGATCCTTGATGGATCCGGTGGGATTGCGGTCCTCCAGCTTGGCCCACAGCCGCACGTGCGGTCCGTTGTCGTCGTCCTCCCAGCGCGGTGAGAGCCGCTGCAGTCCGACGAGCGGTGTGTTCCCGAGCGCCTCCAGCAGCGAGTCGTACCGCACGACTCAGCCGCCCGCGACGGCAGGCAGGATCGTCACCGAGTCGCCGTCACTGATGGCGGTGTCCAGACCGCCGGAGAAGCGGACGTCTTCGTCGTTGACGTAGATGTTGACGAAGCGGTGCAGCTTGCCTGGGTTGGCGGAGTCCACCAGACGCGCGGAGATGCCGGAGTAGTTCGACTCCAGGTCGGTGATGACGGCGGCGAGGGTGTCGCCGTTGGCGCTGACCCGCTTCTCGCCGCCGGTGTGCGGACGCAGGATCGTCGGGATCGAGACGGTTACTGCCACGGTCGTTCCTTACTGATAGTTCTCAACGATGGACACGGGTTCTTCGGTGACGACCCCGTCCACGATGCGGTAGCTACGCAACTCGTGCTGTTCGGGGTCGCGGGTCGAGACCAGAACGTAGTGCGCCTCCGGCTCGGACGCGAACGAGATGTCGGTGCGGCTGGGGTAGGCCTCGGTGGCGGTGTGGGAGTGGTAGATGACGACGGGGACCTCGTCGTTGGTGTCCATCTCACGCCAGACCTTGAGTTGCTCGGCCGAGTCGAACCGGTAGAACGTCGGCGACCGCTCGGCGTTGATCATCTGGATGAAACGCTCGGCGCGATCCGAACCCTCCGGTCCGGCGATCACACCGCAGGCCTCATCCGGGTGGTCGGCGCGCGCGTGGGCGACCATGGCGTCCACCAGGTCGGCGCGGATCACCAGCACGTCAGGTCTCCGTTCGTCGGGGGAATGCTCCCGGCAACATGTCGCGGTAGGTCGGTATTCCTGCCAACGACTCGGCTGCCAGCACTCCTACCAGGACCGCGCGCGCCAAGCAATCCGCGGCGGCGGCACCCACCGCGGTGAGCACCCCGGTCTCCGGCGACATGGCCACCGGCGTCTTGGGGTGCGGCGGCACCCGCACCGCGCCGGTCGCCAACGCGAAGACCGTATCCCCGTCCAGCGGGGTGTGCGCGGGCCGGATGGCGTGCGCGAGCCCGTCCTGGGCGGCGACGGCGACCCGCCGGCAGCCGGCCGGGCTCAGCGCGGCGTCGGTGGCCACCACCGCGATGGTGGTGTTCAACGGTCCACTCTTCTTGTCCAGCGCGGCATACGCGGCGACCTGGTCGGCGGGCGGCGGTGTGAGCCCGAACTCCGCGGACAGCGATGCCATCCAGGGCAGCCCGGTCGCCGGGTCGACGACGTTGCCGCCCGGGTTGACCGCGACCACCGCCCCGACGGTGACGCCGATATCGGGCAGCGTGACCGACGCGGTGCCCAGCCCGCCCTTGAGCACACCGGCCCGGGCGCCCGCCCCCGCCCCCACATTGCCGGTCGGCACGTGGGTGGTGGCCGCCTGCGCCGCGGCGTAGCCGAACTCCGCGGTGGGCCGGCATCCCCAGCCGCCGACCGGCAGGTCGAAGATCACCGCCGCGGGCACGATCGGCACCACGCCGCCGTCCATCGCCACCCCGCGGCCGCGCTCCTCCAGCCAGGTCATCACGCCGTCGGCGGCGGCCAGCCCGTAGGCGCTGCCGCCGGTGAGGACCACGGCGTCCACGTGCCGCACGCTGTTGGCCGGGTCGAGCAGGTCGGTCTCGCGGCTGCCCGGCGCGCCGCCGCGGCAGTCCACCGCCCCGACGGTGCCCGGCGGGGCCACCACGACGGTGGTGCCGCACGCCCAGCCGTTGCCCAGCGTCGCGTCGGCGTCGATGCGGTGGTGGTGGCCGACGAGGATGCCCGCCACGTCGGTGATGGAACCGCTCACCGGATCATCTGCCCATCATTCCGAGCACCAGGTACTCCTGCAGCACCGTCAGCCATTGGTAGACGTCCAGATGCCCGGCCATCGGGTGCTCGGGCGGTAGTTGTTCCAGCCCGTCGGGCCCGATGTCGAGCATGGTGCCCAGCGCCAGCCGCACATCGTTGACCGCCGCCGCCCAGGCCTGCGCATCGTCCTCGGTCAGTTCGAACTTGCCCCCGCTCTCCGGCAGGGTCTGCAGAAGACGTTGCGCCGCTTCCCGTTTCGCGTCGATGATGGTGGGCTCGTGCAGGCTGCGCAGCGCCCGGTTGAGGCTCTCCGCAGCCGTCGCACCCGCCGGGTGCTCATTGCGGGACCGGAAGAAGTCCGGCAGCAGCCGCCGCATCGTGTCATCCTCGGGCGGCTGGGAATGGCCGGTGCGGATGCCGGTGAGATCGGCGAGCTCATCCGACGGGGCCGTGGACTCGCGGTCGTCGAGCATCTCGACCATCGACGTCACCAGATTGCGCAGCAGTGCGGCCTCGTGCGCGGCCAGGGCCGACCGGAACCGCGGGCCGGCGGGACCGTCCACCCGCTTCCACTTACGCACGTGCTCAGCGGTCCTGCTGCATCGTCGCCCACAGGCCGGCCGCGTGCAGTTTCGTCACGTCGACCTCCATGGATTCGCGGCTGCCCGCCGACACCACGGCCTTTCCGTCGTTGTGCACCTGCAGCATCAGCTTGGTCGCGTGCGGTTCGCTGTAACCGAACAGCTTCTGGAAGACGTACGTCACGTAGGACATCAGGTTGACCGGGTCGTCCCAGACGATCGTCACCCAGGGACTGTCGGCCGCGGCGTCTTCGTCGCGACCGGTGTCGGACTTGTGCTCCTCACGGGTACCCGGACGAGTCCGCGCTGGGGTAACCATGCGGCTCACGATACCGGGACGTGGTCACACCCTGAGAATCGGAACGGTGGAGATACGGTTGCCTACGTGTCTACCGCGCTGTTGACGGACAAGTACGAGCTGACCATGCTCGCGGCCGCCCTGCGGGACGGCTCCGCCCACCGTCGCTGCACCTTCGAGGTGTTCGCCCGCCGGCTGCCCGAGGGCCGCCGTTACGGTGTGGTGGCGGGCACCGGTCGGTTCCTGGAAGCGCTGGCGGACTTCAGCTTCGACGACGCCGAGTTGGCGTCGGTGGCCGGGTTTCTGGACCGGGCCACGCTGGACTATCTGGCCGGCTACCGGTTCTCCGGGGACATCGACGGCTACCCCGAGGGTGAGCTGTACTTCCCCGGCTCCCCCGTGCTGTCGGTACACGGCAGCTTCGCCGAATGCGTCGTGCTGGAAACCCTTGTGCTGTCGATCCTCAACCACGACAGCGCCATCGCCTCGGCCGCCGCGCGGATGGTCAGCGCCGCCGAAGGCAGGCAACTGATCGAGATGGGATCGCGGCGCACCCACGAGCGGGCCGCCACCGCCGCCGCCCGGGCCGCCTGGATCGCCGGTTTCGCGGGCACCTCCAATCTGGCCGCCCAACACGATTACGGCGTGCCCGCGCTGGGCACCAGCGCACACGCCTTCACCTTGCTGCACACCACCGACGCCGGCCCCGACGAACGCGCGGCCTTCCGGGCGCAGGTCGACGCCCTCGGCGTCGACACGACCCTGCTGGTGGACACCTACGACATCACCATCGGCGTGGCGAACGCCATCGCCGTGGCCGGACCCGAGCTGGGCGCGGTGCGCATCGACTCCGGCGACCTCGGTGTGCTGGTGCGGCAGGTGCGTGAGCAACTCGACGGGCTGGGTGCCACCGGCACCAAGATCGTGGTCTCCAGCGATCTCGACGAGTTCGCCATCGCCGCGCTGCGCGCCGAGCCCGTCGACAGTTACGGCGTGGGCACCTCGCTGGTCACCGGCTCCGGTGCCCCCACCGCGGGCATGGTCTACAAGCTGGTCGAGGTCGACGGCCTGGCCGTCCAGAAACGCAGTGCGCACAAGGAATCTCACGGCGGCCGCAAGGCGGCACTGCGACTGGCCAAACCGTCGGGCACGGTGGTCGAAGAGGTCGTGCACCCGGCCGGGCGCCCGCCGCAGACCGACTCGAGCCTGACCGCGCGGCCGCTGACCGTCGATCTGGTGCGCGCCGGCGTGCGGGTGGGCGACGGCGCGGACCTGGCGGCCGCCCGGGAGCGGGTCGCCGCCGGGCTGCACAGTCTGCCGTGGGACGGCCTGGGACTGTCGCGGGGCGAGCCGGCCATTCCGACCCGGCTTGTCACACCCGCGTGACCGGGACACCGGTCAGCGACCTGCTCGCCACCGCCGTCACCGCGCTCGGCGGCAGCCAGCGGCAGGGCCAGATCCAGATGGCCGAGGCGGTGGCCCGGTCCTTCGACACCGGCGAACACCTCGCCGTGCAGGCCGGCACCGGCACCGGCAAGTCGCTCGCCTACCTGGTGCCGGCCATGGCGCGGGCCGCGTCCGGGCATGCCCCGGTGGTCGTCTCCACCGCCACCATCGCGTTGCAACGCCAGCTGGTCGACCGCGATCTGCCCCGGCTCGCCGATGCCCTGGCCACCGCCTTGCCGAGCAAACCCACCTTCGCGCTGCTCAAGGGTCGCGGAAACTATCTGTGCCTGAACAAGATCCACAACGGCGCCAATTCCGACCCGGCCGACGACCGGCCGCAGGAGGAGCTGTTCGACGCGGTTGCCGCGACGGCACTGGGCCGGGACGTGCAGCGGCTGACGAAGTGGTCGTCGGACACCGAGACCGGGGACCGCGACGAACTGGTGCCCGGTGTGCCGGACCGGTCCTGGAGCCAGGTCAGCGTGTCGGCGCGCGAGTGCATCGGCGTGGCCCGCTGCCCGTTCGGCACCGACTGTTTCTCCGAACGGGCCAGGGCCAAGGCGGGCACCGCCGACATCGTCGTCACCAACCACGCGCTGCTGGCCATCGACGCCATCGCCGACGCCTCGGTGCTACCCGAACACGACCTGCTGGTC harbors:
- a CDS encoding P1 family peptidase, with the protein product MSGSITDVAGILVGHHHRIDADATLGNGWACGTTVVVAPPGTVGAVDCRGGAPGSRETDLLDPANSVRHVDAVVLTGGSAYGLAAADGVMTWLEERGRGVAMDGGVVPIVPAAVIFDLPVGGWGCRPTAEFGYAAAQAATTHVPTGNVGAGAGARAGVLKGGLGTASVTLPDIGVTVGAVVAVNPGGNVVDPATGLPWMASLSAEFGLTPPPADQVAAYAALDKKSGPLNTTIAVVATDAALSPAGCRRVAVAAQDGLAHAIRPAHTPLDGDTVFALATGAVRVPPHPKTPVAMSPETGVLTAVGAAAADCLARAVLVGVLAAESLAGIPTYRDMLPGAFPRRTET
- a CDS encoding MoaD/ThiS family protein translates to MAVTVSIPTILRPHTGGEKRVSANGDTLAAVITDLESNYSGISARLVDSANPGKLHRFVNIYVNDEDVRFSGGLDTAISDGDSVTILPAVAGG
- a CDS encoding rhomboid family intramembrane serine protease is translated as MTPRTRWKGSYGRSRTTVPVTVPVTPADKKPATWKLGGATVVLFVAALYVIEAVDATVFRGRLDQDGIQPLRTDGLWGILWAPLLHGGWPHLVANTVPALIFGFLASLSGYGRFLAATAIIWILGGFGTWLIGNIGAHCPYIGIQCTTTHIGASGLIMGWLTFVIVRGFFTRTMWQILVGVVVAFIYGGVLLGVLPGSPGVSWQAHLCGALAGVFAAYVLSGRERKARERRPGTTPLPG
- a CDS encoding Mov34/MPN/PAD-1 family protein, with the protein product MLVIRADLVDAMVAHARADHPDEACGVIAGPEGSDRAERFIQMINAERSPTFYRFDSAEQLKVWREMDTNDEVPVVIYHSHTATEAYPSRTDISFASEPEAHYVLVSTRDPEQHELRSYRIVDGVVTEEPVSIVENYQ
- a CDS encoding cyclic nucleotide-degrading phosphodiesterase yields the protein MRITVLGCSGSVVGPDSPASGYLLTEPDTTPIVIDFGGGVLGALQRHADPGAVNVLLSHLHADHCLDLPGLFVWRRYHPSPPVGRALLYGPTDTSERMGAASSPEGGEIDDISDIFDVQQWVDGQTVQLGALTVQPRLVCHPTESYGMRFTDRDGVTFAYSGDTGICDAVVELARGVDVFLCEASWTHSPDRPPKLHLSGTEAGQIAARAGVGELLLTHIPPWTSREDVISEAKAEFDGPVHAVVCNETIDITRR
- a CDS encoding cysteine synthase, which encodes MRYDSLLEALGNTPLVGLQRLSPRWEDDDNGPHVRLWAKLEDRNPTGSIKDRPALRMIEQAERDGLIKPGDTLLEPTSGNTGISLAMAALLKGYRMICVMPENTSIERRQLLELYGAKIIFSAAEGGSNTAVAYAKELAAQNPSWVMLYQYGNPANAAAHYEGTGPELLADLPEITHFVGGLGTTGTLMGTGRFLREHVPGIQIVAAEPRYGEGVYALRNIDEGFVPELYDPDILTTRYSVGAFDAVKRTRELVEVEGIFAGISTGAILHAALGMAAKAIKAGERADIAFTVCDAGWKYLSTGAYAGSLDDAEDALEGQLWA
- the clpS gene encoding ATP-dependent Clp protease adapter ClpS; protein product: MVTPARTRPGTREEHKSDTGRDEDAAADSPWVTIVWDDPVNLMSYVTYVFQKLFGYSEPHATKLMLQVHNDGKAVVSAGSRESMEVDVTKLHAAGLWATMQQDR
- the aosR gene encoding oxidative stress transcriptional regulator AosR: MRKWKRVDGPAGPRFRSALAAHEAALLRNLVTSMVEMLDDRESTAPSDELADLTGIRTGHSQPPEDDTMRRLLPDFFRSRNEHPAGATAAESLNRALRSLHEPTIIDAKREAAQRLLQTLPESGGKFELTEDDAQAWAAAVNDVRLALGTMLDIGPDGLEQLPPEHPMAGHLDVYQWLTVLQEYLVLGMMGR